In Papaver somniferum cultivar HN1 chromosome 1, ASM357369v1, whole genome shotgun sequence, a genomic segment contains:
- the LOC113290638 gene encoding protein NUCLEAR FUSION DEFECTIVE 4-like, with product MGNFRDDTSLTRSPAGKWLGFVTAIWVQAISGNNYTFSNYSDALKSLMALTQLELNSLSVAKDIGKAFGILAGLASDRLSTPVILLIGSVEGFVGYGVQWLVVSQRIRPLPYWQMSIFLCMGGNSTTWMNTAILVTCMRNFRRNRGPVSGILKGYVGLSTAIFTDICSALFADNPSKFLLMLAVVPAVVCLAAIFFLREVPPTTTAAQEEEESKYFNFFNIVAVIIALYLLAYDTTGNHGHLLSMFFAGGLLFLLASPLSIPIFSVFKNWVQTRLDSSSNDVESVHNDEVQEPLLVQQDTQTETEPKMEVVEGNLEGDAVEIIYQKPVLGEDHTILEAVQTLDFWILFTSFLCGVGTGLAVMNNMGQMGLALGYVDVSIFVSLTSIFGFFGRIGSGTISEYFLKNAATPRPLWNAASQVLMAVGYIILAIALPGSLYIGSIVVGICYGVRLAITVPTASELFGLKNYGLIYNILILNLPLGSFLFSGLLAGLLYDAEATKTEGGGNTCVGAHCFRLVFVIMALACVVGFVLDVILSIRTKNLYKKIQASKKSRKSGFGTKENN from the exons ATGGGAAACTTTAGAGATGATACGTCTCTGACAAGATCTCCGGCAGGGAAATGGTTAGGATTTGTGACAGCAATATGGGTACAAGCAATATCTGGAAACAATTATACATTTTCGAATTACTCAGATGCTTTGAAATCGTTAATGGCTTTAACACAGCTGGAACTTAATAGTTTATCAGTTGCTAAAGATATTGGTAAAGCTTTTGGTATTCTTGCTGGGTTAGCTTCAGATCGTCTTTCTACTCCTGTTATTTTGTTGATTGGGTCTGTTGAAGGTTTTGTTGGTTATGGTGTTCAATGGCTTGTTGTTAGTCAGAGAATTCGTCCTCTTCCTTATTGGCAG ATGAGTATATTTCTGTGCATGGGAGGAAATAGTACTACATGGATGAACACAGCAATTCTAGTAACATGTATGCGTAATTTTCGTAGAAATCGTGGTCCTGTATCCGGTATCTTGAAAGGTTATGTTGGTTTGAGCACAGCCATTTTCACAGATATTTGTAGTGCTTTGTTTGCTGATAATCCTTCAAAGTTTCTACTCATGTTGGCTGTAGTTCCAGCCGTTGTTTGTCTTGCGGCAATTTTCTTCCTCCGTGAAGTTCCACCTACAACTACAGCtgcccaagaagaagaagaatccaaaTACTTCAATTTCTTTAATATAGTGGCTGTCATAATTGCTTTATATCTTTTAGCTTATGATACCACTGGGAACCATGGTCATTTGCTCTCTATGTTTTTCGCCGGTGGACTATTATTTCTGCTAGCTTCACCATTATCAATTCCTATATTTTCTGTTTTTAAGAATTGGGTTCAAACACGTTTAGATTCAAGCTCAAATGATGTTGAAAGTGTTCATAACGATGAAGTTCAAGAACCTTTACTGGTTCAACAAGATACCCAGACAGAAACTGAACCGAAAATGGAGGTAGTAGAAGGAAATTTGGAAGGTGATGCTGTTGAAATCATATATCAGAAACCAGTTCTTGGTGAAGATCACACAATTCTTGAGGCAGTTCAAACATTAGATTTTTGGATCCTGTTCACTTCTTTTCTCTGTGGTGTTGGTACTGGATTAGCTGTGATGAATAATATGGGTCAAATGGGTTTGGCGCTCGGGTATGTGGATGTATCCATTTTTGTGTCGCTAACAAGTATATTTGGCTTCTTCGGCCGTATTGGTTCTGGAACTATATCTGAATACTTCCTCAA GAATGCTGCAACACCTAGGCCACTATGGAATGCAGCGTCGCAAGTTCTAATGGCCGTAGGATACATTATCTTAGCTATTGCACTACCAGGATCTCTGTATATTGGTTCAATTGTTGTTGGCATTTGCTACGGAGTTCGTCTAGCTATCACAGTTCCCACTGCATCTGAACTATTTGGCCTTAAAAACTACGGATTGATCTACAACAtcttaattttgaatctccccttggGGTCATTCCTATTTTCTGGTTTGCTTGCTGGTTTATTGTACGACGCAGAGGCAACTAAAACAGAAGGAGGGGGAAACACATGTGTTGGAGCTCATTGTTTCAGACTAGTTTTCGTGATCATGGCTTTGGCGTGTGTAGTTGGCTTCGTTCTGGACGTGATACTTTCTATCCGAACAAAGAATCTTTACAAGAAAATTCAAGCAAGTAAGAAATCTAGGAAGTCAGGTTTtggaacaaaagaaaacaattaa